The Fulvivirga ligni genome window below encodes:
- a CDS encoding phosphopantetheine-binding protein, with product MASEELILKLKKQIIQYLNLMDVQPEDIEADEPLFGPESNIALDSIDAIELSVLLEREYDLKITDSKQGKKIMASVEKLAEFITENGKA from the coding sequence ATGGCTAGTGAAGAATTAATATTAAAATTAAAGAAGCAGATTATCCAATACTTAAACCTTATGGATGTTCAGCCTGAAGACATTGAAGCTGATGAGCCATTATTTGGCCCTGAAAGTAATATTGCCTTAGATTCTATAGACGCCATAGAGCTTAGTGTGCTATTAGAGCGTGAGTATGATCTTAAAATTACTGACTCTAAGCAGGGTAAGAAGATCATGGCAAGTGTAGAAAAACTAGCTGAGTTCATCACCGAAAACGGTAAAGCATAA